CAAATGGTGAGGCCGTACAATGTGTGATTGCGGATACAACAATTGGTGGCGTGACTGAAGCGAATAAAGCAAAAGAAAAGTTTGAACAACATCAAGTGTGTGCAACGATCACTGTTACGCCTTGTTGATGTTACGGTTCAGAAACGATGGATATGAACCACAATATCCCACATGCGATTTGGGGATTGAATGGAACTGAGCGTCCAGGTGCGGTTTATTTAGCGGCAGTCCTATCTGCACATGCACAAAAAGGTATTCCGGCATTTGGCATTTATGGTAAAGATGTTCAAGACGCAAGGGACCGTCACATTCCTGAAGACGTGAAAGAAAAATTATTACTGTTTAGTAAAGCGGCACTCGCAAAAGGACTGATGAAAGGTAAAGCATATTTATCAATCGGCAGTGTATCGATGGGGATTGCAGGTTCGATGGTAGATGAAAGTTTTTTCCAACAGTATTTAGGTATGCGCAATGAATATGTCGATTCTACTGAACTGATTCGTCGTATGGAGTTAGGTATTTATGACCATGAAGAATACGAACGTGCACTCGCTTGGACGAAAGAAAAATGTCACTTCGGCAAAGATAACAATGCCCCTGAAAATCAAATTAGTGATGAAGAAAAGGCGCAACAAGTTGAATTCATTGTGAAGATGACATTGATTAGTCGTGATTTGATGGTCGGTAATCCAAAATTAGCGGTACTCGGTTATGAAGAAGAAGCGGAAGGCCATTTTGCGATTGCAGCAGGTTTCCAAGGTCAACGTCAATGGACCGATTTTTATCCGAACGGCGACTTTACTGAAACGATTTTGAACACGTCATTTGATTGGGACGGTACGCGTACGCCATACATTTTAGCGACTGAAAATGACACGCTCAATGGGGTATCGATGTTATTCAACTATTTATTAACGAATACAGCGCAAATTTTTGCGGACGTGCGTACATATTGGAGTCCTGAAGCGGTCGAACGTGTAACAGGTAAGCCATTAGAAGGTCGTGCGAAAGATGGTATTTTACATCTGATCAACTCAGGTTCAGCGGCGTTAGATGGCACAGGTCAACAACGACGTGACGGTCAACCTGTGATGAAACCGTATTGGGAAATTACAAACGAAGAAGTCGAAGCATGTTTGAACGCGACAGAATTCAGACCAGCGACACAAGAATATTTCCGTGGAGGCGGCTTCTCGACAAACTTCTTAACAGAGGGTGACATACCTTTAACAATGGTCCGTTTGAATCTCGTTGCAGGATTAGGTCCAGTGTTACAAATTGCGGAAGGATATTCAGTGACATTAGATGAAGACATTCACCGTACTTTAGATGAACGTACAGATCCAACTTGGCCAACGACTTGGTTTGCGCCACGTTTAACAGGTCAAGGTGCCTTTAAATCTGTATATGATGTGATGAATCATTGGGGTGCGAATCACGGTGCCATCAGTTACGGTCATATCGGTCAAGAGTTGATTACACTGGCGTCAATGTTAAGAATTCCAGTGAGCATGCACAATGTGGATGAAACAGACATTTTCAGACCACGTGTATGGCAACATTTTGGTACAGAGTCGCTTGAAAGTGCGGATTATCGTGCTTGTGCAACATATGGTCCAGTATATCGCTAGGTGGTGACTTTATGAGCGAAACAAAGCATATCGCGATTGATTTTGGCGCAAGCTCAGGCAGAGTGATTTTAGGGACGTTTGACGGTCACAAAGTGGAATTGGAAGAAGTGTACCGTTTTGCAAATACACCTGTTGAGATGAACGGCGTCTTGTATTGGGACTTTCCAAAGTTATTTCAAGAAATAAAAAACGGATTGAAAGCGGTCAGTCGTATCACTACAGAAGTGGAAAGTTTAGCGATTGATACGTGGGGCGTCGACTTTGGTTACATTGATCAAAATGGCCATCTATTGTTGTTGCCTAAAAACTACCGGAACGAAACGAAATTAAAGTACCAAGAAGCCATCTACAACCGATTATCAGAACTTGAATTTTATGAAGAAACTGGCGTATTACCGAGTTCGATTAATTCTTACGTGCAACTTTATGCAGACTTGCAAGAGCATCCTTGGTTGAAAGAGACAGTCGCACATGTCCTCTTTATGCCGGACTTGTTCAACTATTTCTTAACACAACAAACGAATGTGAACTATGCGATTGCGAGTACAAGTGGTTTGTTATCTACAGAACAAAAGTGGTCAACGAAAGTATTGGAGACACTCGGCATTCCGCAACATTGGTTCCAACAAACTGACATGACATTGCACACGATACTCGGCCCACTCACACCATCACTCGTGAAAGAAACAGGACTCAAAGATTTACAAGTCATTGCTTCAGCAGGGCATGATACGGCGGCGAGTATTTTAACAGTCGCATCAGATGCCATATTTATTTCATGTGGCACTTGGTCAGTCATCGGAATTCAACTCGAAAGCCCGATTATTTCTGAAGCCGCGTACGAGCATCGGATAACGAATGAAGGAACGAGTGAAGGCTACATTAAATGTCTAAAAAATTTAAATGCACTTTGGGTATTACAAGAGCTACAACGCTATTGGTCAGAACAAGGCCATCTATATAGCTACAATGAACTCGTTAAATGTGCGGTCACATGTAAAATTGACAGTTATATCGATGTAGAGGATCCCATTTTTCTGAAGCATGAAAATATGCATGAACTCATCCGACAGCACTTAATCGCGACAGGTCAACGTATCCCTGATGGTGTAGGAGAATGGACACGCGTCGTGATTCAAAGTATTGCATTAAATTATCAACGAACGATTTCAGCAATTGAGCAATTATCTGGTCAACAATACGACAAAGTACATATGGTCGGTGGTGGGATAAAAAACCGATTGTTGTGTCAATTAACGGCTGATTTTACGAATAAAGAAGTGATAACAGGTCCTATAGAAGCAAGTGCCATGGGGAATATTTTAGGTCAATTGCTCACATTAAAACGTATTGACAAATCAGCGGTGCAACAAGTGATTGATACATCAGTTGAGCTAACCAGCTATC
Above is a genomic segment from Staphylococcus delphini containing:
- a CDS encoding rhamnulokinase, which translates into the protein MSETKHIAIDFGASSGRVILGTFDGHKVELEEVYRFANTPVEMNGVLYWDFPKLFQEIKNGLKAVSRITTEVESLAIDTWGVDFGYIDQNGHLLLLPKNYRNETKLKYQEAIYNRLSELEFYEETGVLPSSINSYVQLYADLQEHPWLKETVAHVLFMPDLFNYFLTQQTNVNYAIASTSGLLSTEQKWSTKVLETLGIPQHWFQQTDMTLHTILGPLTPSLVKETGLKDLQVIASAGHDTAASILTVASDAIFISCGTWSVIGIQLESPIISEAAYEHRITNEGTSEGYIKCLKNLNALWVLQELQRYWSEQGHLYSYNELVKCAVTCKIDSYIDVEDPIFLKHENMHELIRQHLIATGQRIPDGVGEWTRVVIQSIALNYQRTISAIEQLSGQQYDKVHMVGGGIKNRLLCQLTADFTNKEVITGPIEASAMGNILGQLLTLKRIDKSAVQQVIDTSVELTSYQPNE